The genomic stretch AAAAGGCTTTGATTAAGGGACAAATATCATTTTCATATTCATCCCCTGTTATTATTATCTGAATCACGATTACCTCCCAATCTTACCACCTTAAAAAAGGATTGTTATTCTTTTCATGTCCAATGGTAGTTGTCATACCGTGACCGGGATAAACCTTTGTTTCTTCCGGTAATTCAAAAAGTTTCTCGCGAAGACTCTTTAAAATTATCACATTGTTACCGGTAGGCAGGTCTGTCCTTCCTACCGATTCAAAAAACAGAGTATCCCCTGAAAAAAGAACATTCTCCTCCGAAAGATAAAAGCAGGCACTTCCAGCAGTATGTCCAGGTGTATGAATAACCTCAACGTTCATTCCTCCAAGGTTCAGTACTTCCTTATCCTGAAATACCTGATCCCGCTTTGCTGAAATATTGCTTCTAAGCATGAAAGCTCCATTTAGATCCGGACTCTCAAGCAATTCCGCTTCCTGCTCATGGACATAATAAGGAATGGTATAGGTTCTGCTAAGTTCTTCCACCGCCATAATATGGTCAAAATGCCCATGGGTCAGTAAAATCGCCACAGGCATTAGCTGTTCCCCTGAGATCTTGGCATTGATTCTTTCCGCTTTATCCGCAGGGTCAACAATTATTGTTTCTTTTGTCTCTTCATTTATTATAAAATAACAGTTAGTACTTACTGGTCCTAATACAAGATTTTCTATCACCATTGGTAGTCATCCTTTCTTTATCAGCCGGTAGTACGCTCGATATCAAGTACACTCTCAATGCTTCTGAGCTTACCGATAATATAACGCAGCTGCTCAACTCCGTTTATTTCAAAACCAACACTTATGGTGGCGGTTCCCTGTTTGCTGGTTCTTACAGTCATTGAAGTCACATCAATCTTATTTTCTGTAAGAATCTTTGATACATCTACCAGAACACCGCTGCGGTTATTGGCGTAAATCTTAATTTCCGCTGCATAAAGTTCA from Anaerocolumna sp. AGMB13020 encodes the following:
- a CDS encoding MBL fold metallo-hydrolase — translated: MVIENLVLGPVSTNCYFIINEETKETIIVDPADKAERINAKISGEQLMPVAILLTHGHFDHIMAVEELSRTYTIPYYVHEQEAELLESPDLNGAFMLRSNISAKRDQVFQDKEVLNLGGMNVEVIHTPGHTAGSACFYLSEENVLFSGDTLFFESVGRTDLPTGNNVIILKSLREKLFELPEETKVYPGHGMTTTIGHEKNNNPFLRW